The following proteins come from a genomic window of Halorussus halophilus:
- a CDS encoding methionine synthase: protein MSNNREQFRPEDHPNDHFLLTSVVGSYPKPKWVDRARDLYEDEEADFDESAWQEAKDDAARLITEEHERAGLDTVVDGEMRRNEMVEFFAHRIDGYEFNGPVKVWGHNTFDKPSVVSEVEYDESWLVDEYEFTASVSDKPVKVPITGPYTLANWSFNEAYDDEEELAYALADLVNTEIEKLVDAGARYIQIDEPALATTPDDHAIVGECLERIADGVPDEVRVGLHVCYGDYSRIYPEILSFPVDEFDLELANGDYDQLDVFKEPEFTADLALGVVDAHDATVESVEEIKENVKKGLEVVPPEQLTVSPDCGVKLLPREVAYQKMENLVTAAREVETELDAGKIDVEREAVPADD from the coding sequence ATGAGCAACAACAGAGAGCAGTTCCGGCCGGAGGACCACCCGAACGACCACTTCCTGCTGACGAGCGTCGTCGGCAGCTATCCCAAGCCCAAGTGGGTAGACCGGGCCCGCGACTTGTACGAGGACGAAGAGGCGGACTTCGACGAGTCGGCGTGGCAAGAAGCCAAAGACGACGCCGCGCGACTCATCACCGAAGAACACGAACGCGCCGGACTCGACACTGTCGTAGACGGCGAGATGCGGCGCAACGAGATGGTGGAGTTCTTCGCCCACCGCATCGACGGCTACGAGTTCAACGGCCCAGTGAAAGTCTGGGGTCACAACACCTTCGACAAACCCTCCGTCGTCTCGGAGGTCGAGTACGACGAGTCGTGGCTCGTGGACGAATACGAGTTCACTGCCAGCGTCTCAGACAAGCCAGTCAAGGTGCCGATTACCGGTCCCTACACCCTCGCCAACTGGAGCTTCAACGAGGCGTACGACGACGAGGAGGAACTGGCCTACGCGCTCGCAGATTTGGTCAACACCGAAATCGAGAAACTGGTCGATGCTGGCGCGCGCTACATCCAGATAGACGAACCCGCGCTGGCGACGACGCCGGACGACCACGCCATCGTCGGCGAGTGTCTCGAACGCATCGCCGACGGCGTGCCTGACGAGGTGCGAGTCGGCCTGCACGTCTGCTACGGCGACTACTCGCGCATCTATCCGGAGATTCTTTCCTTCCCGGTGGACGAGTTCGACCTCGAACTCGCCAACGGCGACTACGACCAACTCGACGTGTTCAAAGAGCCGGAGTTCACCGCGGACCTCGCGCTCGGCGTGGTAGACGCCCACGACGCGACTGTCGAGTCAGTCGAAGAAATCAAGGAGAACGTCAAGAAAGGCCTCGAAGTCGTGCCGCCCGAGCAACTGACGGTGAGTCCCGACTGCGGCGTGAAGCTGCTCCCGCGCGAAGTCGCGTACCAGAAGATGGAGAACCTCGTCACTGCCGCCCGAGAAGTGGAGACGGAACTCGACGCCGGAAAGATAGACGTCGAGCGAGAAGCCGTCCCCGCTGACGACTGA
- a CDS encoding penicillin acylase family protein, producing the protein MDGNYTRRALLGAILGGGVAAGSLSPVRGYLERFAPYSGSAWAGATERPDGTVENPYGAAELRYDDYGVPHLSADDEQALYFAVGYTQAADRLFQLDLQRRLMRGQLSAVVGERAFESDEFHVKMDFAGAAEANWEMLGGTETEPLVEAFSEGVNHYIDTESLPIEFSLLSYEPAEWTPADTMLMEKQISWNLTGSFRTLRRALLADKLGEQAVEELYPARLDHDYPIIREGGDGNSSRASQHPSAPASDQPTADIDTDFVGWLDGFESPPGIGSNSWIVSGEMTESGTPLLANDPHLGLMAPPVWYEMHVETEELNARGVTFPGVPFVVIGENDAGAWGFTNGGADVIDFYSYETDESGDRYRYRGNWREFDTETREIEISDAKNREVTVKKSVHGPLVEREDRRVGVSWTGHTATRTTLAVRELNHSDGMADAIGATEKFDVPTQNLVYADRDGNTLYYLTGKIPIRTNGARDGKDGEEIAGDRIFDGSVGEGEWQGFEPFGTSSWEGFVPFEEKPHVRNPDYLATANQRIVDDPEHYIAEAYSTPYRGKRIYDMLDERVAADDPMNAEFMREIQLDTLDGRAATLVPELVKAVRSGSKGGTLGEAVQTLADWDYRMDTDSRGALLFARWFDQFRTDTFKDDFEQAGLDESYYPSDWVLANLPADSRWFGEKGRKSVLVDALRQTLEKVEGETTYGDYSHTGALTHPFDLGFLNYPEIPKAGTDHTVNDFSVESATGVSWRMVCPMDGDSQAILPGGNSGDYFSDHYDDQLKLWAGGEYKPMGLDATGDLAVEFEEAER; encoded by the coding sequence ATGGACGGCAACTACACGCGGCGGGCGCTCCTCGGGGCGATTCTCGGCGGCGGGGTCGCCGCCGGGTCACTCTCGCCGGTTCGGGGCTATCTCGAGCGGTTCGCGCCCTACAGCGGGTCGGCGTGGGCGGGCGCGACCGAACGCCCGGACGGCACCGTCGAGAATCCCTACGGCGCTGCGGAACTGCGATACGACGACTACGGCGTGCCGCATCTCTCGGCCGACGACGAGCAGGCGCTCTATTTCGCGGTAGGATACACGCAGGCCGCGGACAGACTGTTTCAACTCGACCTCCAGCGCAGACTGATGCGCGGGCAACTCTCGGCCGTCGTCGGCGAGCGGGCCTTCGAGTCCGACGAGTTCCACGTGAAGATGGATTTCGCTGGCGCGGCCGAGGCCAACTGGGAGATGCTCGGCGGTACCGAGACAGAGCCACTGGTCGAAGCGTTCTCGGAGGGTGTCAACCACTACATCGACACCGAGTCGCTTCCCATCGAGTTCTCCCTGCTCTCCTACGAACCCGCCGAGTGGACGCCCGCCGACACGATGCTGATGGAGAAGCAAATCTCGTGGAACCTGACCGGGAGCTTTCGCACGCTCAGGAGAGCGTTGCTCGCCGACAAACTCGGTGAGCAGGCGGTCGAAGAACTCTATCCGGCGCGACTCGACCACGATTATCCCATCATCCGCGAAGGGGGCGACGGCAACAGTAGCCGGGCCTCTCAGCACCCGTCAGCACCCGCCAGCGACCAACCGACCGCCGACATCGACACCGACTTCGTGGGCTGGTTGGACGGCTTCGAGTCGCCCCCGGGTATCGGGTCCAACAGTTGGATAGTCTCGGGGGAGATGACCGAAAGCGGCACGCCACTGCTGGCCAACGACCCCCATCTCGGGCTGATGGCCCCGCCGGTCTGGTACGAGATGCACGTCGAGACCGAAGAGTTGAACGCCCGCGGCGTCACCTTTCCCGGGGTCCCGTTCGTCGTCATCGGCGAGAACGACGCTGGCGCGTGGGGATTCACCAACGGCGGCGCGGACGTCATCGACTTTTACTCCTACGAGACCGACGAGTCCGGTGACCGTTATCGGTATCGCGGAAACTGGCGAGAGTTCGACACCGAGACGCGCGAAATCGAGATCTCGGACGCCAAAAATCGCGAGGTGACGGTCAAAAAATCGGTTCACGGCCCCCTCGTCGAACGCGAAGACCGGCGCGTCGGCGTCTCGTGGACCGGCCACACAGCCACCCGGACGACGCTCGCGGTCCGAGAACTGAACCACAGCGACGGCATGGCGGACGCGATTGGGGCCACCGAGAAGTTCGACGTACCGACCCAGAACCTCGTCTACGCCGACAGAGACGGCAACACGCTCTACTATCTCACCGGCAAGATACCGATTCGGACGAACGGCGCGAGGGACGGGAAAGACGGCGAGGAAATCGCGGGCGACCGCATCTTCGACGGCTCTGTGGGAGAGGGAGAATGGCAGGGCTTCGAACCCTTTGGCACCTCTTCGTGGGAGGGGTTCGTCCCGTTCGAGGAGAAGCCCCACGTCCGCAACCCTGACTACCTCGCCACTGCGAACCAGCGAATCGTAGACGACCCCGAACACTACATCGCGGAAGCCTATTCGACTCCCTATCGGGGTAAGCGAATTTACGACATGCTGGACGAACGCGTGGCCGCAGACGACCCCATGAACGCCGAGTTCATGCGCGAGATTCAACTCGACACGCTCGACGGCCGCGCGGCGACGCTCGTCCCCGAACTGGTGAAGGCTGTCCGAAGTGGAAGCAAGGGCGGGACACTCGGAGAAGCAGTCCAGACGCTCGCCGACTGGGACTACCGGATGGACACCGACTCACGAGGGGCGCTGCTGTTCGCACGCTGGTTCGATCAATTCCGCACTGACACGTTCAAAGACGACTTCGAACAGGCCGGTCTCGACGAGTCGTACTACCCGAGTGACTGGGTGCTGGCGAATCTCCCTGCGGACAGTCGGTGGTTCGGCGAGAAGGGCCGCAAATCGGTCTTGGTCGATGCGCTCCGACAGACGCTCGAAAAAGTCGAAGGAGAGACCACCTACGGCGACTACAGCCACACCGGTGCGCTGACTCATCCGTTCGACTTGGGATTCCTCAACTACCCAGAGATTCCGAAGGCCGGAACCGACCACACGGTCAACGACTTCTCCGTCGAGAGCGCGACGGGCGTCAGTTGGCGCATGGTCTGCCCGATGGACGGCGACTCGCAGGCAATCCTGCCGGGCGGTAACTCGGGCGACTACTTCTCGGACCACTACGACGACCAACTGAAACTGTGGGCAGGCGGCGAGTACAAACCGATGGGTCTCGATGCAACAGGCGACCTCGCTGTCGAATTCGAGGAGGCAGAGCGATGA
- a CDS encoding 2Fe-2S iron-sulfur cluster-binding protein has product MTEYEVELVWEGAEKADREANIATREDETVLEAAERADLGLPFGCRIGHCGSCTGRLLTGDLEHARRPLALKDRHLDDGYVLLCIAEPRADCRIRVGVDVQRELVSNPWK; this is encoded by the coding sequence GTGACAGAGTACGAAGTGGAACTGGTCTGGGAGGGTGCGGAGAAAGCCGACCGGGAAGCGAACATCGCCACGCGCGAGGACGAAACAGTCCTCGAAGCGGCCGAGCGCGCGGACCTCGGCCTGCCGTTCGGCTGTCGAATCGGCCACTGCGGGTCCTGTACCGGTCGTCTGCTTACGGGGGACCTCGAACACGCGCGACGACCGCTGGCGCTGAAAGACCGGCATCTCGACGACGGCTACGTGCTGTTGTGCATCGCCGAACCGCGCGCAGACTGCCGGATTCGAGTCGGCGTAGACGTGCAGAGAGAACTCGTGTCGAATCCGTGGAAGTAG
- a CDS encoding selenium-binding protein SBP56-related protein, with protein MSDTESPSEASAHEHHEHHHDVEGPGYATPQAAVEQSEREKVAYVMSLYVGTDVDAPDFLAVVDVDPESDTYAEVIDRVEMPNVGDELHHFGWNACSSSCHVEGLERRHLIVPGNRSSRLHVVDTKNRENPEMVKTIEPEEVHDHDLSAPHTVHCIPDGEILVSMLGDADGDLPGGFLELNDDFEVVGRWDAPGDIEKNYDFWYQPRQNVMVSSEWAAPKVYQPGFDMADVEAGNYGHQLHFWDWENREVVQTVDLGEEGMIPLEVRFLHTPESTHGFVNAALSSNIFHFWEDRESGEYRAEKVVDFEAREHPDWDMPVPALPTDILLSMDDRYLFGGNWLHGELYMYDVSDPKNPRRADTLSVGGLFGDVQELGGRDIVGGPQMIQLSLDGERLYWTTSLYSTWDNTFFPEEAEKGSVMLKADVNPRKGTMTLDEEFMVDFGEMPNGPARAHEMRWPDGDCTSDVWQ; from the coding sequence ATGAGCGACACCGAGTCACCGAGCGAAGCGAGCGCGCACGAGCACCACGAACACCACCACGACGTAGAAGGCCCCGGATACGCCACGCCGCAGGCCGCCGTTGAGCAATCTGAGCGCGAGAAAGTTGCGTACGTCATGAGCCTGTACGTCGGCACCGACGTAGACGCCCCGGACTTTCTCGCAGTGGTTGACGTTGACCCAGAGTCGGACACCTACGCCGAAGTCATCGACCGCGTGGAGATGCCGAACGTCGGCGACGAACTACACCACTTCGGGTGGAACGCCTGTTCGTCTTCGTGCCACGTCGAGGGGTTAGAGCGTCGGCACCTCATCGTACCGGGCAACCGCTCGTCGCGATTGCACGTCGTCGATACGAAGAACCGGGAAAATCCCGAGATGGTGAAGACCATCGAACCCGAGGAGGTCCACGACCACGACCTTTCGGCACCGCACACGGTCCACTGCATCCCGGACGGCGAGATTCTGGTCTCGATGCTCGGGGACGCCGACGGCGACCTACCAGGCGGCTTTCTGGAGTTGAACGACGACTTCGAAGTCGTCGGCCGCTGGGACGCGCCGGGCGACATCGAGAAGAACTACGACTTCTGGTACCAACCTCGCCAGAACGTGATGGTCTCCTCGGAGTGGGCCGCGCCGAAGGTCTACCAACCGGGGTTCGATATGGCCGACGTGGAGGCGGGCAACTACGGCCACCAACTGCACTTCTGGGACTGGGAGAACAGGGAGGTCGTCCAGACCGTCGATTTAGGCGAAGAGGGAATGATACCGCTCGAAGTTCGGTTCCTACACACGCCAGAATCGACCCACGGGTTCGTCAACGCCGCGCTCTCCTCGAACATCTTCCATTTCTGGGAGGATAGGGAGAGCGGCGAATACCGCGCCGAGAAAGTGGTCGATTTCGAGGCCCGCGAACATCCCGACTGGGACATGCCGGTGCCCGCCCTGCCGACGGACATCCTGCTTTCGATGGACGACCGCTACCTGTTCGGCGGCAACTGGCTTCACGGCGAGTTGTACATGTACGACGTTAGCGACCCGAAGAACCCGCGCCGCGCGGACACGCTCTCGGTCGGTGGCCTCTTCGGCGACGTGCAGGAGTTGGGCGGCCGGGACATCGTGGGCGGTCCACAGATGATTCAGTTGAGTCTCGATGGCGAGCGTCTCTACTGGACCACCTCGCTGTACTCGACGTGGGACAACACCTTCTTCCCGGAAGAGGCGGAGAAGGGGTCGGTGATGCTGAAGGCGGACGTGAACCCACGCAAGGGCACGATGACGCTGGACGAGGAGTTCATGGTTGATTTCGGCGAGATGCCCAACGGCCCGGCCCGCGCACACGAGATGCGCTGGCCGGACGGCGACTGCACCAGCGACGTGTGGCAGTGA
- the aglJ gene encoding S-layer glycoprotein N-glycosyltransferase AglJ: MQQYDDVCALVPTYNEGATIGDVVDGLRANGVEDVLVVDGDSTDETAAIARERGATVVQQSGDGKGQAVREGVEHIDAEYVLLLDGDDTNPPEQADRLLEPLVAGEADHVVGDRFGNMKAGAMPKLNQAGNRLINRVFARIHGENFGDILSGYRAFTRESFQRMSLTAEGFGIETEMAVECARRDVPVEVVPTTYRPRPDGSESNLDPVSDGGKIVYMLYSLAKTSNPLFYFGALGFLSGGFGLALAGWVGYEWFGPPRTSHEVLAVVAAFGVLFGVQLLMFGVLSDLIVSVHREKMRRLRD, encoded by the coding sequence ATGCAGCAGTACGACGACGTGTGTGCGCTCGTCCCGACCTACAACGAGGGGGCGACCATCGGCGACGTAGTCGATGGGTTACGAGCCAACGGCGTCGAAGACGTGCTCGTCGTAGACGGCGATTCGACCGACGAGACGGCCGCAATCGCCCGCGAACGCGGTGCGACTGTCGTCCAGCAGTCCGGCGACGGCAAGGGCCAAGCAGTCCGCGAAGGCGTCGAACACATCGACGCGGAGTACGTCCTCCTGCTCGACGGCGACGACACGAATCCGCCCGAGCAGGCCGACCGACTCTTGGAACCACTGGTAGCGGGGGAAGCAGACCACGTCGTCGGCGACCGCTTCGGCAACATGAAAGCGGGCGCGATGCCGAAACTGAACCAAGCCGGTAACCGACTGATAAATCGAGTATTCGCCCGCATCCACGGGGAGAACTTCGGGGACATCCTCAGCGGCTATCGCGCGTTCACCCGCGAGTCGTTCCAGCGCATGTCGCTCACCGCCGAGGGGTTCGGCATCGAGACGGAGATGGCTGTCGAGTGCGCACGCCGGGACGTTCCCGTCGAAGTCGTCCCGACGACCTATCGGCCGCGACCCGACGGGTCGGAGTCGAACCTCGACCCTGTCTCTGACGGGGGGAAGATCGTCTACATGCTGTACAGTCTGGCGAAAACCTCGAACCCGTTGTTCTACTTCGGCGCGCTCGGCTTCCTCTCGGGCGGCTTCGGCCTCGCACTCGCTGGTTGGGTCGGCTACGAGTGGTTCGGCCCGCCCCGCACCTCCCACGAAGTGCTGGCCGTCGTAGCCGCGTTCGGCGTCCTCTTCGGCGTCCAGTTGCTGATGTTCGGCGTCCTTTCGGACCTCATCGTCAGCGTTCACCGCGAGAAGATGCGGCGGTTGCGTGACTGA
- the ndk gene encoding nucleoside-diphosphate kinase, which translates to MSDEERTFVMVKPDGVQRGLIGEIVSRFEDRGLKMVAGKFMQIDQELAHEHYGEHEGKPFFEGLVDFITSGPVFAMVWEGQDATRQVRTMMGETDPAESAPGTIRGDFGLDLGRNVIHGSDHEDEGANEREIDLFFDEAELVDYARIDETWLYE; encoded by the coding sequence ATGAGCGACGAAGAACGAACCTTCGTCATGGTCAAGCCCGACGGCGTCCAGCGCGGCCTCATCGGCGAGATCGTCTCCCGCTTCGAGGACCGCGGTCTGAAGATGGTCGCCGGGAAGTTCATGCAGATCGACCAAGAACTGGCCCACGAACACTACGGCGAGCACGAAGGCAAGCCGTTCTTCGAGGGTCTCGTGGACTTCATCACGTCCGGTCCCGTCTTCGCGATGGTCTGGGAAGGCCAGGACGCGACCCGACAGGTTCGCACCATGATGGGCGAGACCGACCCGGCCGAGTCCGCTCCGGGCACCATCCGCGGTGACTTCGGACTCGACCTCGGTCGCAACGTCATCCACGGTTCCGACCACGAAGACGAGGGCGCCAACGAGCGCGAAATCGACCTCTTCTTCGACGAAGCGGAACTCGTCGATTACGCCCGCATCGACGAGACGTGGCTCTACGAGTAA
- a CDS encoding 50S ribosomal protein L24e, whose translation MPQTRECDYCGDDIEPGTGTMFVRTDGTTIHYCSAKCEKNADLGREPRDLEWTEDGQAEGEQ comes from the coding sequence ATGCCTCAGACGCGAGAGTGTGACTACTGCGGCGACGACATCGAACCCGGCACGGGAACGATGTTCGTCCGCACCGACGGAACGACTATCCACTACTGCTCTGCGAAGTGCGAGAAGAACGCCGACCTCGGCCGCGAACCGCGCGACCTCGAATGGACCGAGGACGGCCAAGCAGAGGGTGAGCAATGA
- a CDS encoding 30S ribosomal protein S28e: protein MSAEETEEEGSTPAEVIEIVGKTGMHGEAMQVKCRIREGENQGRIITRNCLGPVREGDVLQLRETAREADSIGGQ from the coding sequence ATGAGCGCAGAAGAGACTGAAGAGGAAGGCTCCACGCCCGCCGAAGTTATCGAAATCGTCGGCAAGACGGGGATGCACGGCGAGGCCATGCAGGTCAAGTGCCGCATCCGTGAGGGCGAGAATCAGGGGCGCATCATCACGCGCAACTGTCTCGGTCCCGTCCGCGAGGGCGACGTGCTGCAACTGCGCGAAACCGCCCGCGAAGCCGACTCCATCGGAGGACAGTAA
- the rpl7ae gene encoding 50S ribosomal protein L7Ae, whose translation MPVYVNFDVPADLQDSAIEALEVARDTGSVKKGTNETTKAIERGNADLVYVAEDVTPEEIVMHLPELADEKGIPFVFVETQDDVGHAAGLEVGSAAAAIVDSGEAEDDVEDIAQKVEDLR comes from the coding sequence ATGCCAGTATACGTAAACTTCGACGTCCCAGCCGACCTCCAAGACAGCGCCATCGAGGCGCTGGAGGTCGCCCGAGACACAGGTAGCGTAAAGAAAGGAACGAACGAGACGACCAAGGCAATCGAGCGCGGTAACGCCGACCTCGTGTACGTCGCCGAAGACGTCACGCCGGAAGAGATCGTCATGCACCTGCCCGAACTCGCCGACGAGAAGGGAATCCCCTTCGTCTTCGTCGAGACGCAGGACGACGTCGGTCACGCCGCCGGTCTCGAAGTCGGCAGCGCGGCTGCCGCCATCGTCGATTCCGGTGAGGCGGAGGACGACGTCGAAGACATTGCCCAGAAGGTCGAGGACCTTCGGTAA